The Parvibaculum sp. DNA segment AGAAAGAGATTCTTGGCCGTCTGCATACTGATCGTCGACGCGCCGACAAGCCGCCCGCCCTCGCGACGCCGCGTCAGCGCACTGTCGACCGCCGCCCAGTCGAAGCCGCCATGCAGACAGAATTTCGCATCTTCCGCCGCAATGACCGCGCGTTGCAGATGCGGCGAAATCTGTGTCAGCGGCACCCAGTCTTTCGAAATCCCGTGTCCGTCCGCCGCGCGAATAATCATCAGCGGCGTCGCTGGCGGCGGCACCACCGCATAGAGAAGAATGACAAACGCAGGCAGGAAAAACACGATCAGCACGGCGCGCGCAACGGCAAGCCCCCCCTGTCCGGCAATGCGCCGCGCGGCCTCCTTCCGGCGCTCGGCCGCCTCCTCGCGCAGCCTGTCGCCGCTTGGTCCTTCGGGTCTGATGTCCTGTGTCATCGCCGGCGATCATCCGCAAGTAAGCGTGTTCACACAAGGCCCGCCGTCAAGCAATCGGCCACGAATTGCCTCATTCCTGCCCTGCTTTGGCCTCCGTCCGGATCGAACCTGCTTGCCGTCGATTCATTGATGATGGAGGCGGAGATGAAGAAGACCCCGGCAATTCTGGTCATGGCTGCCTTTCTGTTGACGACAGGCTGCACCAACCTGAGCAAAACCGAACAGGGCGCGCTTTCGGGCGGCGCCATCGGCGCCGGTGTCGGTGCCGCGGCAACCGCAATCGCCGGATCGAGCATTGCCGCCGGCATGATCGTCGGCGGCGCGGTCGGTGCGGCGGCGGGTGCTTATTCCGGCTGCAAGAAGGACGAGAAGTGCTGACGCATATCGTCCAATTCAGATCGAAGAGCCCGGCGGAAAGCATTCGCCGGGCTTTTTTCATGCGCCGGGCGCAAGCTGTTCCTCGACCGCGTCGAACGAACCCGCGACCGGCGCGGCGCCCTCTGCGTGCCACACGTTGAGGCTGAGTTCGCGGTCGATCCGTACACAATGCATCCCCGCCTTGAGCGCCGCCTCGATCTCGCCGGCGTGGTCCGACAGAAAGAGCATCTCGCCCGCTGCGAGCTTTGCCGCCCGCGCAATCG contains these protein-coding regions:
- the mtgA gene encoding monofunctional biosynthetic peptidoglycan transglycosylase; translated protein: MTQDIRPEGPSGDRLREEAAERRKEAARRIAGQGGLAVARAVLIVFFLPAFVILLYAVVPPPATPLMIIRAADGHGISKDWVPLTQISPHLQRAVIAAEDAKFCLHGGFDWAAVDSALTRRREGGRLVGASTISMQTAKNLFLWPARTYFRKSGEAYITVWLETILSKRRILELYLNIVELGPGIYGAEAAARHYFNVSAADLSPSQAAQLVAVLPSPLRWTPTPGARSRTIEVRARSVTLGQNGPCAG